Sequence from the Acidobacteriota bacterium genome:
CTGGCCAACAAAGGCAGTGTGGTAGCATTGGGGGCGAAACTATCCCCCGAATCCCGCTCGGTAAGTATGAACAAGGTTCCGGTGTCGAAGCCGGGGGGGACCACCCGCCAAGAAACCTTCCGGAGAGCTGATCAGATGAAGATTCAGGACATCCGCCACGTGGGGTTGCTGTCGCCGGCGATCGCGCCCCACGCCAGGTTCTACCTCGAGGGCTGGGGACTCCAATCGGCCGGAGAAGACCGGCACGCAAGATATTTCCGCGGATCGTCGGCCGAGCATCACATTCTCAGCCTCCATCCGGCTGACCGGTGCGGGCTCCACCACTTGGCCTTCAGCGTTGACGGACGCGAGGAGGTCGATGCAGCGGCAACCGAACTCGAACGGACGGGAACTCCCCTCGTGGCCCGGCCGGACGACCTGGACGAACCCGGCGGCGGATACGGGCTGCGCTTTCTGGACCCGGAAAACCGCTGCATCGAGCTATCGGCCGGCGTGGCCGAACGCTCCGACGGCGGATCCGCCGGGAAAGTCGAACCCCTCCGGCTCTGCCACGTGGTCCTTAACACTGCGCGCTTCGATCAGGTGGTGGAGTTCTACACCGATACTCTGGGGTTCCGGGTCTCGGACTGGAATGAGAACCAGATGGCGTTCCTGAGATGCAACCCGAAACATCACGTTCTCGCCTTCAATCGCGCAGATCACGCATCGGTCAACCATGTCGCCTACGTGATGGCGAGCGTGGACGGGGTCATGAGAGGTCTCTCCA
This genomic interval carries:
- a CDS encoding VOC family protein, translated to MKIQDIRHVGLLSPAIAPHARFYLEGWGLQSAGEDRHARYFRGSSAEHHILSLHPADRCGLHHLAFSVDGREEVDAAATELERTGTPLVARPDDLDEPGGGYGLRFLDPENRCIELSAGVAERSDGGSAGKVEPLRLCHVVLNTARFDQVVEFYTDTLGFRVSDWNENQMAFLRCNPKHHVLAFNRADHASVNHVAYVMASVDGVMRGLSNLLARGQKPDWGPGRHGPGNNIFCYYKDPAGYVSEFSSDMEHIEDEATHEPAVWRRVPEQTDVWGTAGPPSPEVRKAMAGDPDPGWAVKDSITE